The Zalophus californianus isolate mZalCal1 chromosome 7, mZalCal1.pri.v2, whole genome shotgun sequence genome includes a region encoding these proteins:
- the LOC113927901 gene encoding protein SET-like, translated as PTAEQHQVGAAAKVSKKELNSNHDEAEETSEKEQQEAIEHIDEVQNEIDRLNEQASEEILKVEQKYNKLRQPFFQKRSELIAKIPNFWVTTFVNHPQVSALLGEEDEEALHYLTRVEVTEFEDIKSGYRIDFYFDENPYFENKVLSKEFHLNESGDPSSKFTEIKWKSGKDLTKRSSQTQNKASRKRQHEEPESFFTWFTDHSDAGADELGEVIKDDIWPNPLQYYLVPDMDDEEGEGEEDDDDDEEEEGLEDIDEEGDEDEGEEDEDDDEGEEGEEDEGEDD; from the coding sequence ccgaccGCGGAGCAGCACCAAGTCGGCGCGGCGGCCAAAGTCAGTAAAAAGGAGCTCAACTCCAACCACGACGAGGCCGAGGagacctcagaaaaagaacagcaagaagCAATTGAACATATTGATGaagtacaaaatgaaatagaCAGACTTAACGAACAAGCCAGTGAGGAGATTTTGAAAGTagaacagaaatataacaaactCCGCCAACCATTTTTTCAGAAGAGGTCGGAATTGATCGCCAAAATCCCCAATTTTTGGGTAACAACATTTGTCAACCATCCACAAGTGTCTGCACTGCTTGGGGAGGAGGATGAAGAGGCGCTGCATTATTTGACAAGAGTTGAAGTGACAGAATTTGAAGATATTAAATCAGGTTacagaatagatttttattttgatgaaaacccTTACTTCGAAAATAAAGTTCTCTCCAAAGAATTTCATCTGAATGAGAGTGGTGATCCATCTTCAAAGTTCACCGAAATCAAATGGAAATCTGGAAAGGATTTGACGAAACGTTCAAGTCAAACACAGAATAAAGCCAGCAGGAAGAGACAGCATGAGGAACCAGAGAGCTTCTTCACCTGGTTTACTGACCATTCTGATGCAGGTGCAGATGAGTTAGGAGAGGTCATCAAAGATGATATTTGGCCAAATCCGTTACAGTACTACTTGGTTCCCGATATGGATgatgaagaaggggaaggagaagaagatgatgatgatgatgaagaagaagaaggattgGAAGACATCGATGAAGAAGGAGATGAGGATGAAggtgaagaagatgaagatgatgatgagggggaggaaggagaggaggatgaAGGAGAAGATGACTAA